The stretch of DNA CAGTGCAAGATATCCCCAAGCTCAGAGCTGCCTGCTTCAGGGACACCCCAGCAGGATGAGGGGCAAGGGCGAAGCACACCCATTTGCTCCCCCTGGGAAGGACACCCCAAAATCCTCCAGGGTCCTGTGGGTGCTCTGGGGTTTCTGCCTGCAGGTCAGGGTGTGGGACTGCTGTTGCCCTGGGCTTGGGGGGGATGCAGGCAAGGTGCCATCTCACGCTCTGAACTGCTGTCCTCTCTCTAAATAAAAGAGAGGATTTTAGCATCTCTGATGGCTCTGGCAGAGTCTGGAGCCTGCAGTGACAGGGGGACCATGCAGTGATGGGGGGTCATGCAGTGGCAGTCCCTCTTCCCCTTGCAGATCCACTGGGAAGCCTCCCCGGAGAAGCAGATGGACTGCCTGCAGAAGGGCAAAAACAACAAGGTAGAGCTggtgggtgggtgctgggtgtTGGGGGGGCTGCCGCCGCTTTCCACAGCTCGTAATGCCTGTCCTCCCCCTTGCAGACCGAGTGCTTCAACCACGTGCGGTTTCTGCAGAGGCTGAACAGCACCCACCTCTACGCCTGCGGGACCTACGCCTTCCACCCGCTCTGCGCCGCCATCGTGAGTACTGCTCAGCCCCACGGCTGTCCCCTGTCCCCTTCCACCGTGTCACCCTGGGGTGGTGcagccctcctcctctcccactgtTCCCGACCCACAGCCCCACTCCCTTTCTGCCCtcatcccagcccctccccagcttggGGGCAGGCGAGTGACCCCCAGCCTGGCATGGGTGGGTTTGAGGACGCAGCCACCGTGACACAGATGCCCAGAGTCCCCACCCCGGTACTGGAGTTGGACTCTGATCCCATAGCAAGGTGGCTGGGAGTGGATCGGTGCTGGAGGGGGACACATGGGCTCAGCGGCGCCGGCAGGTTTGGATGTGCCAGCACTGGAGCTGGTCCCCAGCGCCTGCTGTTGCAGGGTCCCTTCCCAAAGTAGGGGGCAGACTGGCTGGTGGTGGGTGGCAGGTGTGCCAGGGGAGGGTGACAGTGGCAGGGATGACTCAGCAGCCTCTCCCTGGGGATTTCCCAGGTGAGGCCGGGGGGGTCCCTGTGTGGCCGTGACTCACAGCAGAGTGGCTGGGGACAGCCACGTCCCTTGGCAGCGGGACTTTCAGCCCTGTGCAGTGGCTCCTCAGTGACTCAActgcccacctcccctccctgaGCTGGGGGGCAAAGAGGCCTGGGGGTCACGTCCCCAGTGTGGCCGGGGAGCCCTGGAGGGGCCATGCCCATTCCCATGGCTGTGCCACCGGTCCGGTTTGGCCATTGCACACCCTGGGAGccaggcagaggagctgccGAGCTGGAAAGGCCCCATCATTATTTAACATGCTTTGAACTGCAAACCCCAAAGAACGTAACTCCTGCTGTGATGAGGACGTCACCTGGGGGGACCCAGCCCGGCTGGGCAGCGTCTGCtggccaggcacagcccaggAACATCAGCTGTGCTGGCCAGGCCCTGCCTGGTGCCCACATGATGCCAAAGTGGGGTGCTGCGGCTCCCCTTCACATCTTCGCCCTCCCCTGCTCTTGGCTGGGGGCTCTGGCTGCCCATGTGGTTTCTGACCAGCTggagggtgctgggaggggTTGTCTTGCTCAGACAAGGGCACAGCCGTGAGCATCACTTTGTCCCCACTGGCAGCTTCTGCAAAGCCTGGGGCTGGCAAGCATGTCGGGTCTGTCCCCTCCTGTCTAACGTGGTCCCCTGTCCCCCTCAAGGACGTGAACAGCTTCATGTTGCCATCCCACTTCGAGGAGGGCAAGGAGAAGTGCCCGTATGACCCTGCCCGTGGCTACACCGGCCTCATCGTGGGTAAGCGACACCTTTCTCAGGGCTGGCGGGAACATGCGGGATGCCACCAACCCTGGCCCCATCCCCAACACCCCCATGGGGGTCCCCAGCCAAGTGGGCTCTGTGTGCGGGGGCCTCAGCCAGCCAGGACTTGGCCCTTCTCCCCCTCTGTGTGGGGcgtgggggtgctggtggcttTCAGGGCTGTCCGAGGGGTGTGGAGCCATGCTGATGGGTGCCTGCCCTACCCAGATGGTGGCTTGTACACGGCCACACGCTACGAGTTTCGGAGTCTCCCCGACATCCGGAGGAATCTGCACCAGCGACCGCTGAAGACGGAGGAGTCCCCGCTGCACTGGCTGAATGGTGAgatgtccctgtcccctgcgGGACTGGCGTCACGGACTGTGGGATGCTATGTATTGCCTTGGGGAGCTtggagcaggggtgggggggagcccTGGGGTCCTGTGTGGTTTGCCATGAGAGAAAACCGAGGCGGGGACAGATCCCCCATCCTGTGGCGGATCCCCCATCTCCACCTCTTGCTTTGTGTCCCCTAGATGCTGAATTTGTGGCCTCTGTGCTGGTCCAGGAGAGCAAGGACAGCCCTGTGGGTGACGATGACAAAATCTACTACTTCTTCATGGAGCGGGCAGGCGAGGAGACCACGTCCTTCTTTGACAAGAGCCAGGTGGCTCGAGTGGCCCGGGTGGCCCGTGTCTGCAAGGTAGGCATGTCCTCAGCCACAGGGAGCCGAGTGCTGCTCCTCCCAGCGCAGGCTCTACTTTCCTGCACCttgggggaaactgaggcacgggcagagcagggcacacACCGCTGCCAGCCAGTGCAGAAATTCTCCCTGCACCCTTCCAGAGTGACGTGGGGGGCAAGAAGATCCTGCAGCGCAAGTGGACGTCCTTCATGAAGGCACGCCTGGTCTGCTATATCCCCTACTATGAGGTGCTGCGCAGTGTCTGCAGCCTGGACGGGGGTGGCTGGGCCAGCACCGTCTTCTATGCCGCATTCACACTCTCAGCACAGTGGTGAGTGGGGCAGTGGCCAAAACGGCTGGGGCTAAAAGTCTGCAGCACGGGGAGGACTGAAGATGCTTGAGGGGATGTGCAGGCAGATGCTGAGCACCTGGGGGTGCATCGGTGGGGCGCAGCCATGTGTCTGCCTGGGCtcaggcagggctctgccccCCAGGAGGACCATGGAGGCCTCGGCTGTATGCCGCTACAGCATCTCAGCAGTGCAGCATGCCTTCGAGGGCCCCTACATGGAATACCAGGACTCAGCTCGCAAGTGGTCCCGCTACGATGGTGCGGTACCCgagccccggcccggctccgTGAGTGCCATGGGGTGCAGAGTGAGGGGAGCATGGGGCAGCTGCATCCCCCCCTGACCCCCCATCTCCCCCCGGGCAGTGCATCACGGACCACTCCCGCAGGAAGGGCTACAACTCCTCACAGGACCTGCCCAACAGCGTCCTGGACTTTGTCAAGCTGCATCCGCTCATGTTCGAGGAGGTGAAGCCAGCTGGCGGGGAGCCGCTGCTGGTGAAGAAGAGCGTGGCGTACAGCCAGCTGGCTGTGGACAGGGTGCGAGCCCTCGATGGCCGCTCCTATGATGTGCTCTTCATGGGGACAGGTGAGCATGGGATGAGTTTGCGGGGTCTCTTCTGTGCCGGGAATGCACCCCACAGTCCCTCCTGACCCCTGCTCTCCTCTCCAGGAGACGGCTGGATCCACAAGGCTGTGGTGCTGGGCTCTGGCATCCACATTGTGGAGGAGATGCAGGTGTTCAGGGAAGCGCAGCCTGTGGAGAGCCTGGTGATCTCCCGCACCCAGGTGAGGGGTGGAATTAGTAGGGGGGCACCACACGCGGGGCATGTTTGTGCTGCGAAGCTGCCATTGGGCTGTTAGAGGCACAGGGAGGGACATGACACCTGGGTCACCCAACTAGGATACGTGCCAGTGCCCGGCAGGGCAGCCTGGGGAAAGGGACCGGCCTGGCCCCCACCTCCTTGGCAggtgccagctgcagccatggGCACTGACTGGAGCTGGGGGCCCTGCCCCATGCACCCCCACCAAGggagagctgtgctgtggggctggggggggggggatctcTGGGCACCATGGGgcaccccacagcccagctgcaccATGGCAGGGCAGTGCTGAGCCAGCCCTTTCCCCCCCAGAGGAGCCTGTATGTGGGGGCAGCCAGTGGGATCCTGCAGGTGCCCCTGGCCTCCTGCACCAGGTACACCTCTTGCTATGACTGCATCCTCGCCCGGGACCCCTACTGTGCCTGGGATGGCAGGGCCTGCCGCGCCACCGCCACCGCAGACAGGTAGGAACAGGCTGCCTGTCCCTAGCGGCGTCCCTACGAGCCTTCCACCTGCCCCATCCCTTCCACCTGCCCCATCCCGTGCCGTCACATCACCCCATGGCACAGCCGCCCTGGTGCCACCACCGAGTCTGGCATCTGGTGGTGGCTCTCCCGGTGGCTGTGATCCCGTAAGGGTGGGCTCAGCCAGGGCTGTATGGCTGAAGCCCCCTATGCCTTGCAGCACCGGGCTGGTGCAGGACATTCAGAACGGCAACGATGGATGCCGGAGCAGCTCGGGGCGGGGTGAGTCTGTGCTGCCCCTCGGGACCACGGGGGATGCCAGTGTCCAGCATCTCTTAGGGTGGCTGGGATGGGTGTGAGGCGGTGTGTGTCCCCGCAGGCTCCCTGCTGTGGAAGAACCGGACGGTGCTGCAGGGGGACGACGTGCTGCTGCCCTGCGACCAGCGCTCCAACCTGGCACGAGCCATCTGGCTGCTGAACGGCAGCGAGGCGCTGGGCTCAGGGCAGGACCGGCTGCGCGTCGGGGTGGACGGGCTGCTGGTGACGGACACGCTGCCCCAGCACAGCGGCGAGTACCGCTGCTACGGGGAGGAGCGGGGTCTCCggatgctgctggccacctACAGCCTAACCGTGCTGCCCGAGCTGCCTCGTGGTCCCACGGCCacgccccagccccacaccgcCAGCCAGGTGTCCGGTGACATGAAGGTGGCTTACATCTCCGCCATTGTCACCTTGGTGGTACTGTGCGCCGTGCTCAGCACCGTCCTCCTCTATGTGTCCTGCCTGGAGAAGCGCAAGGGCAAGTATGTCCTGGGGGAGCCGCGGCCAGCCAGCGTGGAGCTGCAGACCATCTCGGCCAACTGCCTGCGCAAGGGCCgccgggaggaggaggaggaagagaaggaagggcTCACCTACCCTGACGGCTGCCTGCGGATCATCCCTGGCgaggcacccacagctgccacctccccagtCAAGGAGCTGCCGGCCGCCGTGCCCCCactgccgccgccgctgccaGCCGAGCTCACCAACGGTGTGGGGGCTCTGCCCAACGTCCTCCGCAAGATGAACGGCAACAGCtacatgctgctgcagcagcaggaggagccCCTGGCCTCGCCGCTCTACAGCGCGTCCTTCACTGAGGAGCTCAGCAAGATCCTGGAGAAGCGGAAACACACGCAGCTGGTGGAGAAGCTGGATGAGAGCTCCGTgtaggggctggggggggtcctgCCAGCGGGaccctcctcccctccagccccttctcccaccccctGCCAACAGTGTTACAAGACTCAGGCAAAACTACCTCCTGGATGGcagagccgggccgggcccgggctcCGCCGTTCCTTtggcttttctctctccttttgaGACtcactgtacagaaaaaaagaaaaagaatctaTTTAAATTTGGGAGCTCTATTTATGTATAAAAACCCACTGACGGCGGCCACGagctggaggcaggagctggcaccTGGCTGAAGGTGGACACTGGGGGGAGGGTTTCTGTCTGCCCGCTCAGGTGTGAGACGCTGTTGTGGACGCGTGGACtcagcctgccctgctgggcATCCCTCGGCACACAGGAACGGGATGGCTGCTGAGAggtgggtgaggagcagggagggaggctgggggctCTCACAGGGCGCAGGGTTCCCTCCCAGCATGGGGCCAGGTTGGGGTTTCCCCAGCTGCCCACTCACaggtgggagaggggctgcGGACACATCTCATGGGGCAGGGTGGCCTTGgtggctgccagcccctgcccgctGTCCCACATCTGCCCCCTCAGGGTCTCCTCTCCAGGAGAGGATGGTTTGGCAAGGGATGGAGCCGGGGCAAGGAGCTGACATCCCAAACAccccagagcagctggtggAGAGGTGCATGCCCGCTGCGAGGAGGCCCCAGGTGAAACGCAGGGCTAGGTGCCCTGGGGAGGTGGCACCCCTGCAGCCTCTGACCCTGACAGGGCTTTACCCCCTCTCCCCAGGGTGCTGCACAAGAAGAGTGGGATGCAGCAAGATGCACCGGCAGCGGGACCAGCACCGCCATGCCCTGCAGCATGGCAAGGGACCAGCACACCACCCACATCCCCCCGACGTCTGCAGCAGTCCCATGGCCCTGGGAAACACGTTTCTGCCCTCCTGCGTGGTACCATTGGAGAACTGGGGTTCAGACACAGCCCTATCCCCTGCGGACAACAtgtgggagaagaaaaatcctcaacacagcaaggaggaggaaCTGTGGACAAGGACCTGCCTCCCTGTGGGGCCTCCTGCTCTTCATGGCACTTTCCAGGGGCAGCCACTGTCCCTAAATCCCCCCAACTACCTCTACTCCTGCCGCCTCCTGGGGGACCCAAGGGATTAGGGTGACAAAAGCATCTCTGCCTGAGGACAGTGCAGTAACACCAgagaagctggggagggacagaCTTGCTGGGGTGTGTGTCCTCCCTTCTGTGTTCCTTGCTGGCACCTCCAGGATCAGGACATCATCtggagctcagccctgcagagggggcaggagggagtgGCAGCCCCTGGGGTCCCTAAAAAGGCTGGAGCCCAGGGCCTCCTGCCCTAGAAGAGCAAGGCTTACTGGGAAAAGGCAAGAGCTGGATGGCTGGGctctcccaccctgcccccaCTGTTGCTTTTGATGCAAGGGGTGGGGTGAGCCACCCCCGAGCACATATGCACAcaccctccaccccaccccaggaAGGGTATTGCCCTCTGTGTCTGGCGTCCCTCGTGCACAGCCCCCACATGCGCCCTGGCAATAAACGCGGCTCTGTCTGGACACGGCGTGGTGGCATctctctgcaggcaggaggagagatGGATGCggaggctgggggcagaggctTTATTGGGGCTGCAGGCGTGGGCCCTGGACAGTGAGGATGGAGGGTTTGTTGGTCAGAGGGTGCCACTGGCCCTGGATACTGGGGTTGTCAGTGTGGAAGGGTTTGCGGATGCGGATGATGTCCAGGCCAGACTGCCCAGCTAGCTTGGTGGCCAGCTGCACGATCTCTTCACACGTCTTGCTGGCGACGAGCTCCTCCCGCACAGTCCCGTTCACTGTGACAGAGCAGGGGGGTCAGGCCAGACCCACCCAACCCCACAgcccacatccccccccccctcccagggagcagctgctgttctCCCATCCcacagggctgccagccccagcaccgactgcagctgagcagagacagcgcagagctggggcagggtggggaggaccctgtccccatcctgccccatcCCAAACCTCCGTGCCCCTCTCAGCACTCACAGTACTCGGCCAGCAGCAGCGGGGGCCCGGCCGGAGCGGGGGCTGATGTAGAGGACGACATCGGGGTGCTGCCGGGCAAAGTCCAGCGCCGCCTCCTCCACGAACTGCCtgtggggggatgggggggccGTCGGCCCCAGTGGGGTCACAGAGTGGCGATcaccgcagcccccgccccagAGCAAAGAGCAGAGGTAGGGTCACCCCCACCCTGGTGCCCCTGCCCGCGGGAGAGGTCACAGTGCAGC from Falco biarmicus isolate bFalBia1 chromosome 9, bFalBia1.pri, whole genome shotgun sequence encodes:
- the SEMA4G gene encoding LOW QUALITY PROTEIN: semaphorin-4G (The sequence of the model RefSeq protein was modified relative to this genomic sequence to represent the inferred CDS: inserted 2 bases in 1 codon), translated to MRCWGQQERLTRCCVFQEVLVASPILGSWGARPKXLCQPGSSRLGGCPCQGSRKMSGGMAHLLTVLFMVTVAVMGYPSRRSATDLDATPRTTVTFDELLGVRHFSARTLNYSTLLLEDDRGILYVGARGAIFALNSSDVADGSHRTIHWEASPEKQMDCLQKGKNNKTECFNHVRFLQRLNSTHLYACGTYAFHPLCAAIDVNSFMLPSHFEEGKEKCPYDPARGYTGLIVDGGLYTATRYEFRSLPDIRRNLHQRPLKTEESPLHWLNDAEFVASVLVQESKDSPVGDDDKIYYFFMERAGEETTSFFDKSQVARVARVARVCKSDVGGKKILQRKWTSFMKARLVCYIPYYEVLRSVCSLDGGGWASTVFYAAFTLSAQWRTMEASAVCRYSISAVQHAFEGPYMEYQDSARKWSRYDGAVPEPRPGSCITDHSRRKGYNSSQDLPNSVLDFVKLHPLMFEEVKPAGGEPLLVKKSVAYSQLAVDRVRALDGRSYDVLFMGTGDGWIHKAVVLGSGIHIVEEMQVFREAQPVESLVISRTQRSLYVGAASGILQVPLASCTRYTSCYDCILARDPYCAWDGRACRATATADSTGLVQDIQNGNDGCRSSSGRGSLLWKNRTVLQGDDVLLPCDQRSNLARAIWLLNGSEALGSGQDRLRVGVDGLLVTDTLPQHSGEYRCYGEERGLRMLLATYSLTVLPELPRGPTATPQPHTASQVSGDMKVAYISAIVTLVVLCAVLSTVLLYVSCLEKRKGKYVLGEPRPASVELQTISANCLRKGRREEEEEEKEGLTYPDGCLRIIPGEAPTAATSPVKELPAAVPPLPPPLPAELTNGVGALPNVLRKMNGNSYMLLQQQEEPLASPLYSASFTEELSKILEKRKHTQLVEKLDESSV
- the MRPL43 gene encoding LOW QUALITY PROTEIN: 39S ribosomal protein L43, mitochondrial (The sequence of the model RefSeq protein was modified relative to this genomic sequence to represent the inferred CDS: inserted 2 bases in 1 codon) translates to MSWPPRAAPLPVPGENGAMTGRGTPSRFLTAVLHNGVGRYVRQLQRLQLLFSPTAADARGARQFVEEAALDFARQHPDVVLYISPRSGXGPPLLLAEYLNGTVREELVASKTCEEIVQLATKLAGQSGLDIIRIRKPFHTDNPSIQGQWHPLTNKPSILTVQGPRLQPQ